One stretch of Coriobacteriia bacterium DNA includes these proteins:
- the hisD gene encoding histidinol dehydrogenase produces the protein MRTIVLEEGQSFDASLLERDSAFDAEALKAATDIVDTVHREGDTALRAYSERFDGVTLEELEVSEEEIDSALETVDEEFLRSIEYAADQIADFHQRQLQQSWFTTRDDGAITGQRFTALERAGIYVPGGRAQYPSTVLMNAIPASVAGVDEIIMCTPPSKDGTVNPYTLAAASVAGVDRIFKVGGAQAIAAMAYGTETIPKVDKVTGPGNAFVAAAKKLVNGDVGIDMIAGPSEVCVVADESAVPEFIAIDLMAQAEHDPKATCYLITTEEGMLDDVDAALETLLEQSPRREITEASLEHGLVVVCKTLTQVFETVNVIAPEHLEINMSDPWELLGAVRNAGAIFLGPWTPEAVGDYAAGPNHTLPTGGTAAFSSPLSVDDFVKRSSVLSYSFDALEADADAVMTMAAREGLWAHGRSVDLRLKFMEYVTDQLAGEDEEHECGCGCDHDHGEE, from the coding sequence ATGAGGACGATCGTACTGGAAGAGGGGCAGAGCTTCGATGCGTCACTGCTCGAGAGGGACAGCGCATTCGATGCCGAGGCGCTCAAGGCGGCCACCGACATCGTCGACACCGTGCATCGCGAGGGTGATACGGCCCTGCGTGCGTATTCGGAGCGTTTCGACGGCGTGACGCTCGAGGAGCTCGAGGTGAGCGAGGAGGAAATCGACTCTGCGCTCGAGACAGTGGACGAGGAGTTCCTGCGCTCGATCGAATATGCGGCCGACCAGATCGCCGATTTCCACCAGCGTCAGCTGCAGCAGTCGTGGTTCACGACGCGTGACGACGGTGCCATCACCGGCCAGCGCTTCACGGCCCTCGAGCGTGCGGGCATCTACGTGCCCGGCGGTCGCGCCCAGTACCCCTCGACCGTGCTCATGAACGCGATTCCGGCATCTGTAGCCGGCGTGGACGAAATCATCATGTGCACGCCGCCGTCCAAGGACGGCACGGTCAATCCCTACACGCTCGCCGCCGCGTCTGTGGCTGGTGTGGACCGCATCTTCAAGGTGGGCGGGGCCCAGGCCATCGCCGCGATGGCCTATGGCACCGAAACGATTCCCAAGGTCGATAAGGTGACCGGGCCGGGTAATGCGTTCGTTGCGGCTGCCAAGAAGCTTGTCAACGGCGACGTTGGTATCGACATGATCGCCGGTCCCTCCGAGGTGTGCGTGGTGGCCGATGAGAGCGCCGTGCCCGAGTTCATCGCCATCGACCTCATGGCGCAGGCCGAACATGACCCAAAGGCAACATGTTACTTAATCACGACCGAGGAGGGCATGCTCGATGACGTCGACGCCGCGCTCGAGACGCTGCTCGAGCAGTCTCCGCGTCGCGAGATCACCGAGGCATCGCTCGAACATGGGCTCGTCGTCGTCTGCAAGACGCTTACGCAGGTCTTCGAGACGGTCAACGTGATCGCGCCTGAGCACCTCGAGATCAACATGTCTGACCCATGGGAGCTTCTGGGGGCGGTACGCAATGCCGGCGCCATCTTCCTCGGCCCCTGGACGCCCGAGGCCGTGGGCGATTATGCTGCAGGCCCCAATCACACGCTGCCGACCGGCGGCACCGCCGCGTTCTCGAGCCCGCTTTCGGTCGATGACTTCGTGAAGCGCTCTTCGGTACTGAGCTATTCCTTCGATGCGCTCGAGGCTGACGCTGACGCCGTCATGACCATGGCAGCTCGCGAGGGGCTCTGGGCGCACGGGCGCTCGGTTGACCTGCGTCTCAAGTTCATGGAGTACGTGACCGACCAGTTGGCTGGCGAAGACGAAGAGCACGAATGCGGTTGCGGTTGCGACCATGACCATGGCGAGGAGTAG
- a CDS encoding ATP phosphoribosyltransferase, giving the protein MSRLLALPSAWSASWPPSRPKVLRHRIRAHRKRCVAMIPMSSSPVLPSCASRAFASSWVVSSMEQRNLRIAVSKGSLFGDAVELLTEAGLDTTGLADPGRRLIISNPGVDFIIVRPTDAPVFVTYGGADCGICGKDTLVEAGLSVMELVDLKFGYCRFIVAEPEERRGIAEENYERLGVLRIATKYPNITRSFFEKKGVQVDVIKMHGNIELAPLVGMADRIVDITATGTTLRENNLRIVDEVLSSTARFIANSASVRTDARVRELAARLEDLTRDRDVSLS; this is encoded by the coding sequence ATGAGCCGGCTGCTGGCTTTGCCATCGGCCTGGAGCGCGTCCTGGCCGCCATCGAGGCCCAAGGTGCTACGCCACCGGATACGCGCGCACAGGAAACGCTGCGTGGCGATGATCCCTATGAGCTCTTCGCCCGTGCTGCCGAGTTGCGCGAGCAGGGCATTCGCGTCGAGTTGGGTGGTGAGTAGCATGGAGCAGAGGAACTTGCGCATCGCCGTGTCGAAGGGCTCGCTCTTCGGCGACGCGGTGGAGCTGCTGACCGAGGCGGGCCTGGACACGACGGGCCTGGCCGATCCGGGTAGGCGCCTTATCATCTCGAACCCCGGCGTCGACTTCATCATCGTGCGGCCGACGGATGCCCCGGTCTTCGTCACCTACGGCGGAGCCGACTGTGGCATTTGCGGCAAGGACACGCTCGTCGAAGCAGGGCTTTCGGTCATGGAGCTCGTGGACCTCAAGTTCGGATACTGCCGCTTCATCGTGGCCGAGCCCGAGGAGCGCCGTGGCATTGCCGAGGAGAATTACGAGCGCCTCGGGGTGCTGCGCATCGCCACGAAGTACCCCAACATCACGCGCTCGTTCTTCGAGAAGAAGGGCGTGCAGGTCGATGTCATCAAGATGCATGGCAATATCGAGCTCGCGCCGCTTGTGGGCATGGCCGATCGCATCGTCGACATCACGGCGACGGGCACGACGCTGCGTGAGAACAACCTGCGTATCGTTGACGAGGTGCTTTCGTCAACCGCGCGTTTCATCGCAAATTCCGCATCTGTGCGCACCGATGCGCGTGTGCGCGAACTGGCGGCGCGACTCGAGGACCTGACGCGTGATCGTGACGTGAGCTTGAGTTGA